One genomic region from Cucumis melo cultivar AY chromosome 9, USDA_Cmelo_AY_1.0, whole genome shotgun sequence encodes:
- the LOC127151039 gene encoding uncharacterized protein LOC127151039: MLLAVVQLYDELIKKSVPVTNTCKDPWWKCFENFLGALDGTYIKVHVPAIDRPTFRTHKGEIDTNVLSLYNTKGDFIYVLAGWEGSTADSRILRDALAQPNGLQVPKGYPNAEEFLVPHRG; the protein is encoded by the exons ATGTTGTTGGCTGTGGTACAACTCTATGACGAGTTGATAAAGAAATCGGTGCCAGTAACAAACACCTGCAAGGATCCATGGTGGAAATGTTTCGAG AATTTCCTTGGGGCGTTGGAtgggacgtacataaaggtgcATGTACCCGCAATCGATCGTCCTACATTCAGAACGCATAAGGGAGAAATTGACACTAATGTACTTAGCCTCTACAACACAAAAGGGGATTTCATATACGTACTGGCTGGTTGGGAAGGATCTACAGCAGATTCACGCATTCTCCGAGATGCGCTTGCACAACCAAATGGACtgcaagtgccaaagg GTTATCCAAACGCGGAGGAATTTCTTGTCCCACACAGAGGCTAG
- the LOC103503243 gene encoding protein SENSITIVITY TO RED LIGHT REDUCED 1: MAASAKTVAIPDQSNNGDWTVVLPRRGKQRKNFPKLRNREDQRTWSPTDQANDTIRESKLLQKMEMCIKKLESSQFYRTLVEELETVPFLESLNRVLDSESKMGVVIYGVGSIENYENPRLQLSLAILLKRKFSWIESLEVFDPILSATECRLMESFGCSVLSVNEQGRRCAEKPTMFFMPHCEAELYNNLLQENWKVKLLNHIMLFGNSFEIYEQFVSEFKNSPVVDSSNFILASRKFVREIKIKTVSDDYFGAFHDSSWHFFSPVSPLELKFIDL; this comes from the coding sequence ATGGCAGCGTCCGCAAAAACTGTCGCCATTCCAGATCAGTCAAATAATGGTGACTGGACGGTTGTTCTTCCACGTCGTGGCAAGCAGAGGAAAAATTTCCCGAAGCTCAGGAATCGAGAAGATCAACGGACTTGGTCTCCCACTGATCAGGCTAATGATACAATTAGAGAATCAAAACTGTTGCAGAAGATGGAAATGTGTATCAAAAAACTTGAGAGTTCCCAATTTTATCGAACTCTTGTAGAGGAGCTTGAAACAGTGCCATTCTTGGAATCGTTAAATAGGGTTTTGGACTCGGAGTCAAAGATGGGGGTGGTTATCTATGGCGTAGGAAGCATTGAGAATTATGAAAATCCTCGATTGCAGCTCAGTCTTGCGATATTGTTGAAGAGAAAATTTAGTTGGATTGAAAGTTTGGAGGTGTTTGATCCAATTCTTTCTGCAACTGAATGTCGATTAATGGAATCCTTTGGTTGTTCTGTTCTATCAGTTAATGAACAAGGAAGACGATGTGCAGAGAAGCCAACGATGTTCTTCATGCCCCATTGTGAAGCAGAGTTGTACAACAATCTTTTACAGGAAAATTGGAAGGTGAAGCTGTTGAATCATATTATGTTGTTTGGGAATAGCTTTGAGATTTATGAACAGTTTGTATCTGAATTCAAGAACTCACCCGTTGTTGATTCATCAAATTTCATCTTGGCCTCGAGAAAGTTCGTGCGGGAGATCAAAATCAAGACAGTTTCAGATGATtattttggtgcatttcatgatTCAAGTTGGCATTTTTTCAGCCCTGTTTCACCACTGGAGCTGAAATTCATAGATCTTTGA
- the LOC103503219 gene encoding probable glycerol-3-phosphate dehydrogenase [NAD(+)] 1, cytosolic: MVDTIDRNSQTNGSIQNSNATMEEKLDDLRRLFGKADGDPLRIVGVGAGAWGSVFIAMLQESYGHLREKVLIRIWRRHGRTVDRATAEHLFEVINSREDVLRRLIRRCAYLKYVEARLGDRTLYADEILKDGFCLNMIDTPLCPLKVVTNLQEAVWDADIVVNGLPSTDTRQVFNEMRRYWKERLTMPVIISLSKGVEAELEPQPRIITPTQIINSATGVPLENILYLGGPNIASEIYNREYANARICGSEKWRKSLAKFLRQPHFIVWDNGDLVTHEVMGGLKNVYAIGAGMVATLTKESATSKAVYFAHCTSEMIFITHLLAEEPEKLAGPLLADTYVTLLKGRNAWYGQKLAEGELSLEMGDSIKGKGMIQGVSAVKAFYELLSQSSLSVLHPEDNKPVAPVKLCPILKMLYNILITREFSSEAILQALRDETITDPRDRIKIAQTHVFYKPSLLGHQR, translated from the exons ATGGTTGATACAATCGACAGAAATAGCCAAACAAATGGCTCAATTCAGAACTCAAACGCTACAATGGAGGAGAAGCTTGACGATCTTCGTCGTCTTTTTGGGAAAGCAGATGGGGATCCGCTGAGAATCGTGGGTGTTGGAGCTGGTGCTTGGGGCAGTGTCTTCATTGCCATGCTGCAAGAGAGCTATGGCCATTTGAGAGAGAAAGTTCTGATTAGGATATGGAGAAGACATGGACGAACAGTTGATAGAGCCACTGCTGAGCATTTATTTGAAGTGATAAATTCAAGGGAAGATGTGTTGAGAAGATTAATCAGGCGATGTGCATATTTGAAATATGTAGAAGCTAGATTAGGTGACAGAACTTTGTATGCTGATGAGATATTGAAAGATGGGTTCTGCTTGAATATGATTGATACGCCTCTCTGTCCTTTGAAGGTTGTCACCAATTTGCAGGAGGCTGTGTGGGATGCTGACATTGTGGTGAATGGCTTGCCTTCGACCGACACCCGCCAAGTGTTCAACGAAATGAGAAGGTATTGGAAAGAGAGATTAACTATGCCTGTTATCATTTCTTTGTCAAAGGGTGTGGAGGCTGAATTGGAGCCTCAACCACGAATAATAACTCCTACACAGATTATTAACAGCGCAA CTGGAGTTCCTTTGGAGAACATTCTTTATCTTGGAGGACCCAACATTGCCTCAGAGATTTACAATAGGGAATATGCCAATGCTCGAATTTGTGGATCTGAAAAGTGGAGAAAATCCTTGGCAAAATTTTTGAGGCAGCCCCATTTCATTGTGTGGGACAATGGCGACCTTGTTACTCATGAAGTAATGGGCGGATTAAAGAATGTCTATGCCATTGGAGCCG GAATGGTGGCAACTTTGACAAAAGAGAGTGCCACCAGCAAAGCAGTATACTTTGCACACTGTACCTCAGAGATGATATTTATTACTCATCTATTGGCTGAAGAACCAGAGAAATTGGCTGGACCGTTGCTGGCTGACACTTATGTTACTCTATTGAAAGGCCGTAACGCCTGGTATGGGCAAAAATTAGCTGAAGGAGAGCTGAGCCTCGAAATGGGTGATAGCATCAAAGGCAAGGGTATGATTCAG GGAGTTTCTGCTGTGAAAGCATTTTATGAATTGCTCAGTCAGTCCAGCTTGAGTGTTCTACATCCTGAAGATAACAAACCTGTTGCTCCAGTTAAGCTTTGCCCAATTCTAAAGATGCTCTACAATATACTAATAACGAG GGAGTTTTCATCAGAGGCCATTCTTCAAGCCCTGAGGGACGAAACGATAACCGATCCTCGTGATCGTATCAAGATTGCACAAACTCATGTTTTCTATAAGCCATCACTTCTTGGACATCAGCGTTAA